The following proteins are encoded in a genomic region of Candidatus Diapherotrites archaeon:
- a CDS encoding KEOPS complex subunit Pcc1, protein MPARTLKKMFSSPREAAAAQAALSLETGKSHERNARTHITSEKNRLLIHIEAVHSPALTASTATYTGLADFLKGLSTL, encoded by the coding sequence ATGCCCGCACGCACACTAAAAAAAATGTTTTCTTCCCCCCGCGAGGCGGCGGCGGCCCAGGCCGCCCTTTCATTGGAAACCGGGAAATCCCACGAACGGAATGCCCGCACCCACATCACAAGTGAAAAAAACCGCCTTCTCATCCACATCGAAGCCGTGCACTCGCCCGCATTGACAGCCTCCACCGCCACCTACACGGGGTTAGCGGATTTCTTGAAGGGGTTGTCGACCCTTTGA
- the rpoP gene encoding DNA-directed RNA polymerase subunit P (DNA-dependent RNA polymerase catalyzes the transcription of DNA into RNA using the four ribonucleoside triphosphates as substrates), with the protein MYKCSKCLHQFDQLPIGLVRCANCGNKIFYKVRAPVEKKVQAR; encoded by the coding sequence ATGTACAAATGCAGCAAATGCCTTCATCAGTTCGATCAGCTCCCCATTGGTTTAGTCCGGTGTGCCAATTGCGGGAACAAGATTTTCTACAAGGTCCGCGCCCCCGTCGAGAAAAAAGTGCAGGCCCGTTGA
- a CDS encoding 4-vinyl reductase: MILNNFFDKFIFTSQLKFKDYNFTVLDIPFVIVPTEVLIGFSEFDDPTINKAIYYAFKKSSQKNLFPKFKVGATKTKFLDLVETFFAASGWGLPTNIQVDETNHRAVVVVSHSPLAKHLQGRVKNPVDHYYRAILAAAFSEYFGSNVECVESDCRALHPGDCTFLLKPLKEFDFTKEVTQRQLSLESV, encoded by the coding sequence ATGATCCTCAATAATTTCTTCGACAAGTTCATCTTCACCTCCCAACTCAAATTCAAGGACTACAATTTCACCGTCCTGGACATTCCCTTCGTCATCGTCCCCACCGAAGTGTTAATCGGTTTCTCCGAGTTCGATGATCCCACGATCAACAAGGCCATCTATTACGCTTTCAAAAAGTCCTCCCAGAAGAACCTTTTTCCCAAGTTCAAAGTGGGCGCCACCAAAACCAAATTCCTCGATCTCGTGGAGACGTTTTTCGCCGCCTCCGGGTGGGGATTACCTACCAATATCCAGGTGGATGAAACCAACCACCGCGCCGTGGTCGTGGTATCCCATTCCCCTCTCGCCAAGCATCTTCAGGGGCGCGTGAAGAACCCTGTGGACCACTACTACCGCGCCATCCTCGCCGCGGCCTTCTCCGAATACTTCGGTTCGAACGTAGAATGCGTCGAATCCGACTGCCGCGCCCTTCACCCCGGAGACTGCACCTTCCTCCTCAAACCCTTAAAAGAATTCGACTTCACCAAAGAAGTGACACAAAGGCAGCTGTCGCTTGAAAGCGTGTGA
- a CDS encoding polyprenyl synthetase family protein translates to MDLHTVITTHRTHIDSALQGYFEKKHFDLREAGSEIAEENYMAMRNYILGKGKRLRSVMALVGYGACGGKEEEKMLLPALSVEFFHNASLILDDVMDEDKARREIPAAHQVTANWFRKRFKRKTYRGYLFANEESRFAVSMSTIGANMLFSLGAQTILDSSFEMEKKVKALQVYEKTYRLVNLGQMLDMYYEHQKKVSAKQYLRMAYLKTGALLGGALKMGGVLGGGSDKQLRALEDYALYAATTFQIQDDILDVTKGAKKGRVLGSDLRKGKTTILVLEAKEMLDNGDWGKVEKVLGNEKATKAQVNAAIKILHEKGIVESARKLAKQNAERGKIALRRARPTFTKEYVHILEQFADYLMERKA, encoded by the coding sequence ATGGACCTCCACACCGTTATTACCACTCATCGCACCCATATCGATTCGGCTCTGCAGGGATATTTCGAGAAAAAACATTTCGATTTGCGCGAAGCGGGAAGCGAGATTGCGGAAGAAAATTACATGGCGATGCGGAATTACATCCTGGGGAAAGGCAAACGGTTGAGGAGCGTGATGGCGCTGGTGGGGTATGGGGCCTGCGGGGGAAAGGAGGAGGAGAAGATGCTCCTCCCCGCGTTGAGCGTGGAATTCTTCCATAATGCCTCCCTCATCCTGGATGACGTGATGGATGAAGACAAAGCGCGGAGAGAGATTCCCGCGGCCCACCAGGTCACCGCTAACTGGTTCCGAAAGCGGTTCAAACGTAAAACATATCGCGGGTACCTGTTTGCCAATGAGGAATCGCGATTTGCCGTAAGTATGAGTACGATCGGGGCCAATATGCTGTTCTCGCTGGGGGCGCAGACGATATTGGATTCATCATTCGAAATGGAGAAGAAAGTGAAAGCCTTGCAAGTATATGAGAAAACTTACCGCCTCGTGAATTTAGGGCAGATGCTGGATATGTATTATGAGCACCAGAAGAAGGTATCGGCGAAGCAGTATTTGCGCATGGCTTACTTGAAGACCGGGGCCCTATTGGGAGGCGCCCTGAAAATGGGGGGAGTATTAGGAGGAGGAAGCGACAAGCAGTTGCGCGCGCTCGAGGATTATGCGTTGTACGCGGCGACCACTTTTCAGATTCAGGATGACATATTGGATGTGACCAAAGGAGCCAAAAAGGGACGGGTGCTGGGAAGCGACCTCCGCAAGGGAAAGACAACTATTTTGGTGCTTGAAGCCAAAGAAATGCTGGATAATGGGGATTGGGGAAAAGTGGAAAAAGTATTGGGGAATGAAAAAGCCACCAAAGCTCAAGTGAACGCCGCGATAAAAATCCTGCACGAGAAAGGAATCGTTGAGAGTGCCCGGAAGCTGGCCAAACAGAACGCCGAAAGGGGAAAAATAGCCCTCCGCCGCGCCCGACCCACTTTCACCAAGGAATACGTGCACATCCTCGAGCAATTCGCGGACTACCTAATGGAACGAAAGGCGTGA
- a CDS encoding DHH family phosphoesterase: MGVPRAADAKRLKTLLTGKKVLFLAHTRPDLDTLASAYALSLFFAPYSKTTFGIPDPLNTVSALLQPFQIKPKTISSLASYDAVVCVDFRSPQQGGSLSHALSTYPKTLILIDHHSTALHSFSRKTIPIIRPHSIATAQMVTRIGRAMKASFPSTLATLLATAILADSARFAVANPHTFETFDFLLQKSPKTYEELLLLAFPPPPTGNRLALFKAARAAKIFTVGDYLLAFIHAPYHTAFAASSFIQLGADLAVGYARDPHHILCSIRVSEKLHHDLDLDILDIILPFAQQHDGDAGGHARAAQLNIPAYMTEETLIDLFTKQLLMRIRAQGKHAHIRLH; encoded by the coding sequence ATGGGAGTTCCCCGCGCCGCGGATGCCAAGCGCCTCAAAACCCTGCTCACGGGAAAGAAGGTCCTCTTCCTCGCCCACACGCGTCCTGATTTAGACACTCTCGCGTCCGCTTACGCTCTCTCCCTCTTTTTTGCTCCCTATTCCAAAACCACATTTGGCATTCCCGATCCTCTGAACACCGTGAGCGCGCTCCTCCAACCATTCCAAATCAAACCCAAAACCATCTCCTCCCTCGCCTCCTATGATGCCGTTGTGTGCGTGGACTTCCGCTCCCCCCAACAAGGAGGGTCTCTTTCCCACGCGCTCTCAACCTATCCCAAAACCCTTATCCTCATCGACCACCATTCCACCGCTCTCCATTCGTTCTCCCGTAAAACCATTCCCATTATCCGACCGCATTCCATCGCCACCGCCCAGATGGTCACGCGCATCGGCCGCGCCATGAAAGCGTCCTTTCCCTCCACTCTCGCCACCCTCCTCGCCACCGCCATCCTAGCGGATTCCGCGCGCTTCGCCGTGGCCAACCCGCATACTTTTGAAACCTTTGATTTCCTCCTGCAAAAGAGCCCGAAAACATATGAAGAGCTCCTCCTCCTTGCATTCCCCCCACCTCCTACTGGCAATCGATTGGCCTTGTTCAAGGCCGCTCGCGCCGCCAAGATTTTTACAGTGGGCGACTACCTCCTCGCTTTCATTCATGCCCCCTATCACACCGCTTTCGCTGCCTCCTCCTTCATCCAATTAGGCGCCGATCTCGCCGTGGGCTACGCGCGAGACCCACACCACATCCTCTGCTCCATCCGCGTCTCCGAAAAACTCCACCACGACCTGGATCTTGACATCCTCGACATCATCCTCCCTTTCGCCCAACAGCACGATGGTGACGCGGGGGGGCATGCACGCGCGGCGCAGCTCAACATCCCTGCCTACATGACGGAAGAGACGCTCATCGACCTCTTCACCAAACAACTCCTCATGCGCATCCGCGCGCAAGGCAAACACGCCCACATCCGCTTGCACTAA
- a CDS encoding prefoldin subunit beta, producing MAQDIREKIMEFEKQRQALINVTMQKQQLQALVNGLEKSLEEIERTKETNVYKAAGNILVLREKGEVKKELADQKETSSIRLKSVEKQEESLVQKLNTLRSQIESDAAQGAAQIRSNDQTVKSSDANKP from the coding sequence ATGGCACAGGATATCCGAGAAAAAATAATGGAATTCGAGAAACAGCGGCAGGCGTTGATCAACGTAACGATGCAGAAGCAGCAACTGCAAGCCTTGGTGAATGGTCTCGAGAAATCCTTGGAAGAAATAGAGCGCACCAAGGAAACGAATGTATACAAGGCCGCGGGCAACATCCTCGTTTTGCGCGAAAAAGGGGAAGTGAAGAAGGAGCTTGCCGACCAGAAGGAAACCTCATCCATCCGTTTGAAGTCGGTGGAGAAGCAGGAGGAATCCCTCGTCCAGAAGCTCAATACCCTCCGCTCCCAAATTGAAAGCGACGCCGCTCAGGGCGCGGCCCAAATAAGGTCAAATGACCAAACCGTTAAATCCTCGGACGCCAACAAACCCTGA
- a CDS encoding polyprenyl synthetase family protein, translating into MELEERIDIMAYLKARSEAIDREMEKIIPHQATSEWAERIFGKARYAYDVESLQGALNTPIWDLLDRGGKRWRPILFLLSLEAVGGDSQKNHHFSAIFEMVHNGTLMIDDIQDDSQLRRGKPCTYKIFGVDVAINAGNAMYYLPYVLIRDAKDFSPEKKNQLLDIYMQEMLNIHIGQGMDIIWHKGQKYSISENEYLQMCAYKTGTLARMAARIGAALGNGTEEQQHALGKFSETIGVAFQIQDDILSLVGEEFAKGKGVGEDIHEGKRTLMVLHTLKNGSEDDKKRLLEILNAHPEDEKTIREAISIIQKYGSIEYAREKAKSLMEQSWRDVEAVLPESNAKKHLRAFAAFLINRKV; encoded by the coding sequence ATGGAACTGGAAGAAAGGATTGACATCATGGCCTATCTCAAGGCCCGCTCGGAGGCCATAGACAGGGAGATGGAGAAGATCATTCCTCATCAGGCTACTTCGGAGTGGGCGGAAAGAATATTTGGAAAAGCCAGGTATGCGTATGATGTGGAAAGCCTCCAGGGAGCGTTGAACACCCCTATCTGGGATTTACTGGATCGGGGAGGAAAGCGATGGCGGCCTATTTTATTTCTGCTTTCTCTCGAAGCCGTGGGAGGAGACTCCCAAAAAAATCATCATTTTTCTGCCATATTTGAAATGGTTCACAACGGAACATTGATGATAGATGATATCCAAGACGATTCCCAACTCCGCCGTGGTAAACCGTGCACGTACAAAATCTTTGGGGTAGATGTGGCCATTAACGCCGGAAACGCAATGTATTATCTTCCCTATGTCCTTATCCGCGACGCAAAAGATTTTTCTCCTGAAAAAAAGAATCAACTCTTGGACATTTACATGCAAGAAATGCTTAATATCCATATCGGGCAAGGTATGGATATTATTTGGCATAAAGGACAAAAATATTCCATTTCAGAAAATGAATACCTACAGATGTGCGCGTACAAAACTGGCACACTAGCCCGTATGGCGGCCAGGATTGGAGCGGCTCTGGGAAATGGAACCGAGGAACAACAGCACGCGCTCGGAAAATTCTCTGAAACCATTGGGGTAGCCTTCCAAATCCAGGACGACATTTTGAGTTTGGTCGGAGAAGAGTTTGCTAAAGGAAAGGGAGTAGGGGAAGATATTCATGAAGGAAAAAGGACTTTAATGGTGTTGCACACGTTGAAAAATGGGAGTGAGGATGATAAAAAAAGACTCCTTGAAATACTGAACGCGCATCCTGAAGACGAAAAAACCATTCGAGAAGCCATATCCATTATCCAGAAATATGGGAGTATCGAATATGCACGGGAGAAAGCCAAAAGCCTCATGGAGCAATCCTGGAGGGACGTGGAAGCCGTTCTCCCGGAGAGCAATGCTAAAAAACACCTGCGGGCATTCGCTGCATTCTTAATAAACCGGAAGGTGTGA
- a CDS encoding exosome complex protein Rrp42, producing MTQIDVLVELQSAKTLVSLRGGKREDGRALDEYRDISFQTGVSQNANGSARVQLGKTDVIAGVKFGIGTPYPDTPNEGAIAVGLELTPLASPQYEVGPPQPKEVELARVVDRCIRESHAIDTASLCLIPGEQVLMMFIDMYALNDDGNMFDAASMAALLSLNQTRLPKVEDGKIVDYEYAGNLKLANQPLLTTHSKAAGLILADPRRTEEHAQSARFSFGSTEKGILCAFQKGGSGSFSPSELEQTLDMGLANAKTLRKRLKV from the coding sequence ATGACGCAGATTGATGTATTGGTAGAACTCCAGAGCGCCAAAACCTTGGTTTCTTTGCGCGGTGGCAAGCGCGAGGACGGCCGGGCCTTGGACGAATATAGGGATATTTCATTCCAGACAGGTGTGAGTCAGAATGCGAATGGTTCCGCGCGCGTCCAATTAGGAAAAACGGATGTCATCGCCGGCGTGAAATTCGGGATTGGAACCCCTTACCCCGACACCCCTAATGAGGGGGCCATCGCCGTGGGATTGGAATTGACGCCCCTCGCTTCTCCCCAGTATGAAGTCGGTCCTCCCCAACCCAAAGAGGTTGAATTAGCCCGGGTGGTTGACCGCTGTATTAGAGAAAGCCACGCCATCGACACCGCCTCCTTATGCTTGATCCCCGGGGAGCAGGTGCTCATGATGTTCATCGACATGTACGCCCTCAATGACGATGGCAACATGTTCGATGCCGCTTCCATGGCGGCGCTTCTGTCCCTGAACCAAACCCGGCTTCCTAAAGTGGAGGATGGAAAAATTGTTGATTACGAATATGCGGGCAATCTCAAATTGGCCAACCAACCCCTATTAACCACCCATTCCAAAGCGGCTGGTCTCATTTTAGCCGACCCGCGCCGCACGGAAGAGCACGCCCAGAGTGCCCGCTTCTCTTTCGGGAGCACTGAAAAAGGAATTCTTTGTGCCTTCCAGAAAGGGGGTTCGGGATCCTTTTCCCCCAGCGAATTGGAACAAACTCTCGACATGGGCCTCGCGAATGCCAAAACCCTCCGGAAACGCTTGAAGGTTTAA
- a CDS encoding class I SAM-dependent methyltransferase: MPPFLTPTYYQSHFRPIQWAKYEAFWPFLHPQLTAHAPSSLLDLGIGPAWLESFFLEKGHSFSRIVGVDISESAISPRQDGIDYILSSSFDTPERFDLVVCFDAWHCFPDLDIQKFISPRGLLLVSEPLTYEKQLENLSGNRLIDLVVGEMEKSRVVLMKNFP; encoded by the coding sequence ATGCCCCCATTCCTCACCCCTACCTATTACCAATCCCACTTCCGCCCCATTCAATGGGCCAAATACGAGGCCTTCTGGCCTTTTTTACATCCTCAACTCACTGCCCATGCTCCTTCTTCTCTCCTGGACCTGGGCATCGGCCCAGCCTGGCTGGAATCCTTCTTCCTAGAAAAAGGCCATTCCTTTTCCCGAATCGTCGGGGTCGATATTTCCGAGTCAGCCATTTCCCCCCGCCAGGACGGCATTGACTATATCCTCTCCTCCTCCTTCGACACTCCCGAACGCTTCGACTTAGTCGTATGCTTCGATGCCTGGCACTGCTTTCCTGACCTGGATATTCAAAAATTCATTTCCCCCAGAGGACTCTTATTAGTGAGCGAACCCCTCACGTATGAGAAACAGCTCGAAAACCTATCTGGCAACCGCCTCATCGACCTGGTTGTGGGAGAAATGGAAAAAAGCCGCGTGGTTCTGATGAAAAATTTTCCCTAG